One Sus scrofa isolate TJ Tabasco breed Duroc chromosome 1, Sscrofa11.1, whole genome shotgun sequence DNA segment encodes these proteins:
- the KCNV2 gene encoding potassium voltage-gated channel subfamily V member 2 produces MLKQSERRRSWGHRTWNTTESVDESQAAGSQHRRSICSVGGRSGSQASIPPWTEGNYNYYIEEDEDGEEEEQWKDDLAEGEQQAGEDTTDQGESHTDAPVVSSTLNVNVGGHSYHLDYTEVACYPKTRLGRLATSTSRSRQLGLCDDYEAQTDEYFFDRDPEVFQLIYNFYASGVLLVRDELCPRSFLEELGYWGVRLKYTPRCCRICFEERRDELSEQLKIQRELRAQAQAEEAEELFQDMRFYGPQRRRLWNLMEKPFSSVAAKAIGVASSLFVLISVVALALNTVEEMQHQAGQGAGGGDPRPFLEHVEMLCMAFFTLEFLLRLASTPDLRRFVRSALNLVDLVAILPLYLQLLLECFTAEDQLHGKGSPREHDLETVGRVGKVGQVLRVMRLMRIFRILKLARHSTGLRAFGFTLCQCYQQVGCLLLFITMGIFTFSAAVYSVEHDVRGTNFTSIPQAWWWAAVSISTVGYGDMYPETHLGRLFAFLCIAFGIILNGMPISILYNKFSDYYSKLKAYEYTAIRRERGNVEFLQRARKKMAECLARSNPQPTPRQNH; encoded by the exons ATGCTGAAACAGAGCGAAAGGAGGCGGTCTTGGGGCCACAGAACCTGGAATACTACAGAGAGTGTAGACGAGTCCCAGGCAGCCGGCAGCCAACACCGCAGGAGCATCTGCTCAGTGGGGGGCCGCTCAGGCTCCCAGGCCAGCATCCCACCGTGGACCGAGGGCAACTATAACTACTACATCgaggaggatgaggatggggaggaggaggagcagtggAAAGATGACCTGGCTGAGGGGGAGCAACAGGCAGGGGAAGACACCACTGACCAAGGGGAAAGCCATACTGACGCTCCAGTTGTGTCGTCTACGCTGAATGTGAACGTGGGTGGCCACAGCTACCACCTGGACTACACCGAGGTGGCCTGCTACCCCAAGACGCGCCTGGGCCGCCTGGCCACCTCCACCAGCCGCAGCCGCCAGCTGGGCCTGTGTGACGATTACGAGGCGCAGACAGACGAATACTTCTTTGACCGCGACCCGGAGGTCTTCCAGCTTATCTACAACTTCTATGCATCCGGGGTGCTGCTGGTGCGGGACGAGCTGTGCCCGCGCAGCTTCCTGGAGGAACTGGGCTACTGGGGCGTGCGGCTCAAGTACACGCCGCGCTGCTGCCGCATCTGCTTTGAGGAGCGGCGCGATGAGCTGAGCGAGCAGCTTAAGATTCAGCGCGAGCTGCGCGCCCAGGCACAGGCTGAGGAGGCCGAGGAGCTCTTCCAAGATATGCGCTTCTACGGGCCGCAGCGCCGCCGCCTCTGGAACCTCATGGAGAAGCCATTCTCGTCAGTGGCTGCCAAGGCCATCGGGGTGGCCTCCAGCCTTTTCGTGCTCATCTCCGTTGTAGCGCTGGCGCTCAACACGGTGGAGGAGATGCAGCACCAGGCGGGGCAGGGCGCGGGTGGTGGGGACCCGAGACCCTTCTTGGAGCATGTGGAGATGCTGTGCATGGCCTTCTTCACACTCGAGTTTCTGCTGCGCCTAGCCTCCACTCCTGACTTGAGGCGCTTCGTGCGCAGCGCCCTCAACCTGGTGGACCTGGTGGCCATCCTGCCGCTctacctgcagctgctgctggagtGCTTTACAGCCGAGGACCAGCTGCATGGCAAGGGGTCGCCCCGGGAGCATGACCTGGAGACCGTGGGCCGCGTGGGCAAGGTGGGCCAGGTGCTGCGTGTCATGCGCCTCATGCGCATCTTCCGCATCCTCAAACTGGCGCGCCACTCCACCGGCCTACGTGCCTTCGGCTTCACGCTGTGCCAGTGCTACCAGCAGGTGGGCTGCCTGCTGCTCTTCATCACCATGGGCATCTTCACCTTCTCCGCAGCTGTCTACTCAGTGGAGCACGACGTGCGAGGCACCAACTTCACCAGCATCCCCCAAGCCTGGTGGTGGGCCGCA GTGAGCATCTCCACTGTGGGCTACGGAGACATGTACCCAGAGACCCACCTGGGCAGGCTTTTTGCCTTCCTCTGCATTGCTTTTGGGATCATCCTCAATGGGATGCCCATTTCCATCCTCTACAACAAATTCTCCGATTACTACAGCAAGCTCAAAGCCTACGAGTACACCGCCATACGAAGGGAAAGGGGTAATGTGGAGTTTCTACAGAGAGCCAGAAAGAAGATGGCTGAATGCCTGGCCAGGAGCAATCCACAGCCCACCCCCAGGCAAAATCATTAA